GATCTCGGCGTCCAGGTTGAACAGCCGAATTGTCGCGGGGACCGGTTCACCGTCGCGCAGCGCGGTGTTTCGCGCGGCCATCGCGACGGGGATGTGGGACTGGTTGGTCTGGACCGTCAGCAGGACTGAGTTGTTCGAGATTTCGCGGGTGACCGGCGACCCGAGATGCTCGCTGGCCAGGTCCCGATATCGCTCGACGAGGGAGTTCGTCACGTTGCCGTCCACCGTCGAGCGGAATTCGATTGTCCCGGACCAGTCCTCGGCGAGGATCTTCGTCTCGAGAGCGCCGACGTGGGGCAGGTGCATCGCCACGAACCGTCGTTGCCTCAGGGAGCTCGTCCGGCCTGCGTCGTCGCGGAAGCGCACCTCCCGATGCAGTACCGCCTCGCGAAGATCGAGCGTCTGCCGGTACGACAACACGGTGACCGCATCGATGTCGAACCAACTGCCGCCGTCGATGCGGAAGGTCAACGACAGCCAGTTGGGCAGATTGACCAGGCTCTCGTTGTCGATCTCGGTTCCCGACACGTCGTCGACGAGCCGGTTGAACACCCCGGCCGCGTAGGTGCCCGGGTAGTGCACCTGCCCGGCCTTCGACTCGGGTGCTGCTCCCCGGGTGGCGAAGTAGCCGTTCCCCAAGGTGCACAGAGCCTCACGGAGCTTTTCGTTCGTCGGGTCGTAGCCGTCGAAGACGTAATCCCACGCCTCACCTGAGACCTGGTGCTTGTAGGCCAGCCACTGGGACCCACGCTGCATGAACTCGCGCACCTGATCGGGACTCTGCAGGGTGAAGTGGGCAGCCGTCTTGCGGTCGCCGTCCTCATCGTGTCCGACGACGATCCCGATGCCGTCGAACTTGACCGCGTCGAACGCGTCCTCGTCGGTGAGGTCATCGCCGATGTAGATCGGCAGCAGCGAGCCGGAGGCGTCGATATGGTCGCGGATCCACGCCAATGTGGTGCCCTTGTCCCAGTCGAGGTCGGGCCGCAACTCCACGAGCATCCGCCCACCGGTCACCCGCAGGCCCGCCCTCGCCCCGACTTGATGGGCTGCAGAGACGATCTCACCGACTCGATCCGGCTCCACCTCTCGGTAGTGGACCGCGACGGCAAAACGCTTGTGCTCGACGCGTACTCCCGGAATCTTTTCCAGGTTCTGGCTCAGTTCCGCGGCAGCGTGTTCAAGGAGAGGGACGAACTCGGCAGCCGCGTCGTTGCAGTGGTAGGCGCCATCGGGCGACGTCAACTCGAAGCCGTGGCTGCCTGCGTACCAGACGCCGGGAACGCCCACTCGGCTACGGACGTCCGCGAGGTCGCGACCGCTCAGTATGGCCACGGGACATACCTTGGCGACGAGCTCCAACGCCTCGGCGGCGCCGTCGACGAGCCTGGCCGCAGCGGGATCCGAGACGATGGGGGACAGCGTGCCGTCGTAGTCCAGGAACAGCATCGACTCGCGTGCGCTCGTGATGCCGATCAACTGACCGTAGGACGTCAGCGCATTCGGGAGTTCGGAGATCCGCTTGTCACCGGCTCGTACGGCGACGTCGTCCAGGTCAGCGAGCACGACGTCGGCGCCGCGGTGGGCCAATTCATCGGCGCGTCCGGTGCCGTCGATACCGATGACGAGCGCGAAGCCCCCATCGCGTCCTGCGGCCACGCCTTCGGCGGAACTCTCGACGACGACACACCGTTGAGGTCGCACACCGAGTCGACGCGCAGACTCCAAAAGAACCGTGGGATCGGGGTTCTCCGCCGTCCCGCGTTCGCCTGCGACGCCGTCGATGCAGACCTCGAACAGATCGTCGACCCCGGCGGCCTTCAGCGCCCGTTGGCATTGCGGGCTCGACGAATAGGCCGCCGTGGCCATGCCGATGTCCTGCAATTTGCGCGCCAGGTCCACCGTTGCCCCGAAGAGCGGCGCGTCGGTGGTCAGCGCACCGTCGAGGTCGAAGAGGACCGCGTCGTGACGACGCGGGTCGATGGTGATCGGCAGCTTCATGGCGCGGGGACCAGCTGTCGTTCCAACTCCAGGACCCGGCGGGTGGTCTTCACCACGGTGTCGGGATTCAGGCTCATCGAGTCGATACCGATCCGGACCAGGAAGTCGGCCATGTCCGGATAATCCGAGGGGGCCTGTCCGCACAGCCCGGAGTGAATTCCGTTGCGGCGGCAACCATCGACGGCCAACCGGATCATCTCCTTGACGCCCTCGTCGCGTTCGTCGTAGTCGAAGGCGACCATCTCGCTGTCCCGGTCGACGCCGAGCGTCAACTGGGTCAGGTCGTTGGAGCCGATGGAGAAGCCGTCGAAGCGCTTGGCGAATTCGTCGATCAGGATCACGTTGTTCGGGATCTCGCACATCGCGTACACCTTGAGCCCGTTCTCGCCTCGCCGCAGGCCCAGTTCCGCCATCGTCTGCAGGACCAGGTCGGCCTCGGCGAGCCGGCGGACAAACGGAAGCATGAGGATGACATTGGTCAAGCCCATGTCATCGCGAACCCGCTGCATTGCACGGCATTCCAGTGCAAATCCCTCGGCGTAGGCCGGATGCGCATAGCGGGAGGCGCCGCGGAAGCCGATCATCGGGTTGCTTTCCGACGGCTCGAAGCTCTGCCCGCCGATGAGGCTGGCGTATTCGTTGGACTTGAAGTCCGACATCCGCACTACGACGGGCTTGGGCCAGAAGGCGGCGGCGATGGTGCCGATTCCCTCGGAGAGCCGCTCGACGAAGAACGCACTGCCATCGGTATAACTCTGAGTGAGTTGATCGATGGTCTGGCGTGCGTCCAGGTCGTCCACTTTCTCCGGGTGCAGTAGGGCGAGCGGGTGAACCCGGATGTACTCGCTGATGATGAACTCCATGCGGGCGAGTCCCACGCCGTCGTTCGGTAGGAACGACGTTTTGAACGCGAGGTCGGGGTTGCCGAGGTTGAGCATGATCTGCGTCCGGGGCCGCGCCAGGTCGCCGACTTCCGTGCGGTCCACGTGGAAACCCACAGCGCCCTCGTATACCCGGCCGGTATCGCCCTCGGCGCAGGACACCGTCACCACCTGGCCGTCGGGTACGGAGGTGGTCGCGTCACCGGTGCCCACCACAGCGGGGATGCCGAGTTCGCGGGCGATGATCGATGCGTGGCAGGTGCGGCCGCCGCGGTTGGTGACGATCGCCGCGGCCGTCTTCATGACCGGCTCCCAATCGGGCGTGGTGGTGTCGGCAATCAGCACCTCGCCGGGCTTGAATGCCGTTAGCTGCGTTAGGTTCTCGACCCTTCTTGCCGCCCCCGAGGCGATCCTTTCACCCACCGATCGGCCCTCGGTGATGATCTCGCCCTTGCCCTCGAGCACGTAGGTTTCCAGTGCGGTCACGCTGTGCTGCGAGGCCACCGTCTCAGGTCGGGCCTGGACGATGTAGAGCCTTCCGTCGAGACCGTCCTTGGCCCACTCGATGTCCATCGGCCTGCCGTAGTGCGCCTCGATGGAGCAGGCATAGCCGGCCAGCTCCAACACGTCGGCATCGGTGAGGCAGAACCGGGTGCGGTCGGCCTTGGGGGTCGGGATGTTCCTCGTGGTGTTCTTGGTCTCGCCATCGACGAGGATCATCTTCACGGCCTTGTCGCCGAGCAGGCGCC
The sequence above is drawn from the Mycobacterium gallinarum genome and encodes:
- the ppsA gene encoding phosphoenolpyruvate synthase, whose translation is MGTSEYVRFFEDMGINDVPLVGGKNASLGEMFQKLSAQGVRVPHGFAITAAAYRHMLDEAGAWGRLHAELDDIDPADVAALARKAKRAREIVYGAGLPDDLAAAILDGYRALQREYGDEVSLAVRSSATAEDLPTASFAGQQDSYLNIKGEESLLDTCRRCFASLFTDRAIHYRIDQGFDHFKVSLSIGVMKMVRSDIASSGVMFSLDTESGFRDTVFITGAYGLGENVVQGAVDPDEFYVHKPTYLAGHRTVLRRLLGDKAVKMILVDGETKNTTRNIPTPKADRTRFCLTDADVLELAGYACSIEAHYGRPMDIEWAKDGLDGRLYIVQARPETVASQHSVTALETYVLEGKGEIITEGRSVGERIASGAARRVENLTQLTAFKPGEVLIADTTTPDWEPVMKTAAAIVTNRGGRTCHASIIARELGIPAVVGTGDATTSVPDGQVVTVSCAEGDTGRVYEGAVGFHVDRTEVGDLARPRTQIMLNLGNPDLAFKTSFLPNDGVGLARMEFIISEYIRVHPLALLHPEKVDDLDARQTIDQLTQSYTDGSAFFVERLSEGIGTIAAAFWPKPVVVRMSDFKSNEYASLIGGQSFEPSESNPMIGFRGASRYAHPAYAEGFALECRAMQRVRDDMGLTNVILMLPFVRRLAEADLVLQTMAELGLRRGENGLKVYAMCEIPNNVILIDEFAKRFDGFSIGSNDLTQLTLGVDRDSEMVAFDYDERDEGVKEMIRLAVDGCRRNGIHSGLCGQAPSDYPDMADFLVRIGIDSMSLNPDTVVKTTRRVLELERQLVPAP
- the otsB gene encoding trehalose-phosphatase translates to MKLPITIDPRRHDAVLFDLDGALTTDAPLFGATVDLARKLQDIGMATAAYSSSPQCQRALKAAGVDDLFEVCIDGVAGERGTAENPDPTVLLESARRLGVRPQRCVVVESSAEGVAAGRDGGFALVIGIDGTGRADELAHRGADVVLADLDDVAVRAGDKRISELPNALTSYGQLIGITSARESMLFLDYDGTLSPIVSDPAAARLVDGAAEALELVAKVCPVAILSGRDLADVRSRVGVPGVWYAGSHGFELTSPDGAYHCNDAAAEFVPLLEHAAAELSQNLEKIPGVRVEHKRFAVAVHYREVEPDRVGEIVSAAHQVGARAGLRVTGGRMLVELRPDLDWDKGTTLAWIRDHIDASGSLLPIYIGDDLTDEDAFDAVKFDGIGIVVGHDEDGDRKTAAHFTLQSPDQVREFMQRGSQWLAYKHQVSGEAWDYVFDGYDPTNEKLREALCTLGNGYFATRGAAPESKAGQVHYPGTYAAGVFNRLVDDVSGTEIDNESLVNLPNWLSLTFRIDGGSWFDIDAVTVLSYRQTLDLREAVLHREVRFRDDAGRTSSLRQRRFVAMHLPHVGALETKILAEDWSGTIEFRSTVDGNVTNSLVERYRDLASEHLGSPVTREISNNSVLLTVQTNQSHIPVAMAARNTALRDGEPVPATIRLFNLDAEIGHDIAVRLSAGESVTIEKVVTVYTGRDVATSEPGVDAQRWVGRLGGFAELLDGHRTAWTHLWERLSIEFDDFTDEVRILRLHLLHLLQTVSPNTADLDVGVPARGLHGEAYRGHIFWDELFIFPVLNLRIPTITRSLLGYRYRRLPEARHAARAAGHTGAMFPWQSGSDGREESQRLHLNPRSGHWNPDASARAHHIGIAVGYNAWKFYQVTGDLAYLIDYGAELLAEIARFFVSLATYDDERARFSIKGVIGPDEFHSGYPDAPYDGIDNNAYTNVMAVWVIMRAIDALNLLPLPNRLDLMETLGLSSAELAHWNDVSRRMFVPFHDGVISQFEGYGDLADLDWDRLRSQYGNIQRLDRILEAEHDDVNRYKASKQADALMLLYLLSADELRELLTRLGYRFAPEQVPKMVDYYLARTSHGSTLSGVVHTWVLARANRDRAMEFFTQALKADVSDIQGGTTSEGIHLAAMAGTVDLMQRCFTGLETRSNRIILSPHWPESLGVLAIPILYRGLHLHLRVSGKGVIISVDPRNAAGIEVECHGKVVELMPGTTVRFPG